One Apostichopus japonicus isolate 1M-3 chromosome 7, ASM3797524v1, whole genome shotgun sequence genomic region harbors:
- the LOC139969802 gene encoding thymocyte nuclear protein 1-like translates to MPHGKRKAKSEKSKLAKLAKLQKKKDTPKAAPKIFTKWLMKSEPESRIENGVEMKFSFDDLKKEPNETTCWDGVRNYQARNFMRDQMKVGQSAFYYHSNCKEPGIVGITEIVKEGYVDHTQFDSKDPHFDKSSSKEDPKWIMVDVKYVRKLKRFISLKELKQIHLEHKTNGGPLEKLSLFTRARLSVQPLTEDEFKFILQLEEKDPDEELKEEKS, encoded by the exons ATGCCTCACGGAAAGAGGAAAGCAAAATCTGAGAAGTCGAAAT TAGCGAAGCTAGCGAAGCTACAGAAGAAAAAAGATACACCAAAGGCAGCTccaaaaatatttacaaaatggttgATGAAGTCAGAGCCAGAGAGTCGGATTGAAAATGGGGTTGAAATGAAG tttagttttgatGATCTCAAGAAGGAACCAAACGAAACAACTTGCTGGGACGGTGTTCGTAACTATCAAGCTCGGAACTTCATGAGAGATCAGATGAAAGTTGGACAATCTGCTTTCTATTATCACAGCAATTGTAAGGAACCTGGAATTGTGGGAATCACAGAG ATTGTTAAGGAAGGTTATGTTGATCACACACAGTTTGATAGCAAAGATCCTCATTTTGATAAATCAAGTTCAAAGGAAGACCCTAAGTGGATCATGGTAGATGTCAAATATGTCAGAAAATTGAAGCGTTTCATTTCATTGAAGGAATTAAAGCAGATACACCTCGAACATAAGACAAATGGCGGTCCCCTTGAGAAGCTCTCCCTGTTTACAAGGGCTCGATTATCGGTTCAACCTTTGACAGAAG ATGAGTTCAAGTTTATCCTTCAACTGGAAGAAAAAGATCCAGATGAAGAATTAAAGGAGGAGAAATCATGA